The Ooceraea biroi isolate clonal line C1 chromosome 3, Obir_v5.4, whole genome shotgun sequence genome contains the following window.
taaaagcgccatctttaacatttgttatctcaaatttggcgccagacgtcagtatcaggttaggttagtgtgatagatgtatgttcgctcttcaaatgtcatatttgtttgttcaaatatcttcattagttttattggtggattcttttttatagaactatggaaaagtccaaaattcgtgtgatttatgaatatgagttccgccgtggaaccacagtgtcggagacagctcgtaatatcaacgctgtatttggtgaaggttcaactactaaagcaacggtgggcaattggttcaaaaacttcagagatggagatttcagtctcgctaatgagccacgtggaagactaaagacgaaggtggataatgatcacttgagagccgtagtagagtccgatctatctcaaagtacacgtgaattggcatcgatattcaatgtttccatacccaccatattggttcatttagctgcaattggtaagataaagaagttggacaaatgggtcccgcacgaattgactgatgcgcagcaggcgcaacgtctagaggcttccctttctttgctttcccgtcacaaaaatgaatctttttttaatcgaattgtgacctgcgatgaaaagtggatactctacgacaatcgtaaacgctcacatcagtggttgaacgctgatgaaccaccgagacatcacgcgaaacccaacattacacagaagaagcttatggtgactgtttggtggtccaggtcaggtgttatttactacaactttatgaaacctggtacatcgataacggctgaagtatatcgcaagcaactggacgaaatgatgcaacaacttgttattaaacaaccgaaattggtcaatcggtcagtgccaatcctgttgcatgataatgctcgatcgcacactgcacgactgaccgtggcaaagctacaagagttggaattggaaactctccgtcatccaccatattcaccagatctatcacctaccgactatcactttttccggaatttggacaacttgttggtgggaaaattcttcaattctcaacaggcagtcgaaacagccttccgcgacttcatcgattcccgtactcctggcttctatagtagaggcatagaccaactaccactaaaatggcagaagtgtgtagataacatgggcgcatacttcgattgaaaataaatcatgtccaatgtgccaaaaaatgcaaaagtttatgttctatttgtaaagtttcatacttaatgacccaataactCACGACAACGAACGTAGCTAGGTGTCAGtgcttatttttattcatgcaaataagataaattacAAACAAACGTTTTGGCCCCCACATCGGACCATCTTCAgtgttacaaaaattaaatcgCAATACGCTGAATCCACATACCGTTGTGAGAAAGTCAAAGATTGTTACATAGACAGAAAAAACGCAATCAATTGGATCGAATAAAATTGTAGGTAAACATTCGCCTCTATCCAATGGTCCCGCCACAACATCAAAATGCGCTGACTCCACATACCGTTGTGAGAAAGTCAAAAATGTAGAACTCGTCGTATGTGAAGCAAATTCAACCTTCTACATCTGTGTCAAGATTCATCTTGATGAAACAatgttatacaattattaagaAAGTATAAATGCGATGgtgttaaatttaacttaatacaagattttataaatttgatcCTAATCTGCGTCTTAACCTGCGTTCtaaacaatttaatacatttcttGATAAGAACAAATATGTGACCCAAAAGAatgtctaataaaattaaagaaacgcATAATTAACTTCAACGTATAAAACAcacttctttatttttatacgttgGCGTTAATTTTacgtttctttaattttattagacatTCTTTTGGGTCACATATTTGTAATCTTATCaagaaatgtattaaattgtttGGAACGCAAGTTTCCTGGCTTTACAAAATTAGATTTACggattaaaattgataatcaaaataagaataaaaaaaatttagttaaatgttaattaatttgtgtgtgtatgtcaTATTTATTTCAGAAGGAAAATATGACAAGTGTCAACAATATCAATGTTTTTTATCCACTGGATGGTGCCTCGGAAGAGGATAAGGTAATTCTATTGAATATtagtttttacttttcttttctttacgaCCAGTAATATTctagtaattattaaatttagagAACTCAGCCTCTATGACCTTGACCTTTACATTTGAAACTGAGGTCATTTTACTGAGCAATCTTCAAAAGGTCTAAccatatattattgattaaaaagttGTTAATATATGTGAAGTTAGCCACGCTCTTTTTGCATTCTGTATTTTTCTCACTTATGTTAAATTGTGCTAGAGCATAACAAGTTTTTCAAATGACAAGTTTTCTTCAAATCGCTAGATTTCGTACAGACAAAATGAGAAATAGCGCGTTAAGAGGAAGCTGGAGTCGTCTATATTACCGATATTTAATctgactaaaacctagtgcgggttattcgggaaggtgacctttcgacctgaaaattcgtgcaaaatctttaaacttcttttgttaataactttttattaaacaacgaccgacggttaaaactaGCACAATGGTACTCAGagaggtgacctctataatatatgtcaaggacaaggtgataggaggtgggtacgctaatcggtagatttaccaaaTACAAtacaagcgagcgagcgtgtaTGTACACACGGTTGTTTGCTTGTGTAGTATGTTGCCGCATGTGCCAGCAATTCTGTCGGTAATGCCAGTCACTACTTTTTAGTTGCATCGAAATGGTGGCGCTATCGCAAAAAAGTTCACTAGCCACTCCAACTTCCCCTTAAGAATTTTTAAGAATACGAAATTTCAAACTTATAACTTACGACCGGCGAAgttacatttatatgtatttctttcatacatataatatatctttgtGAATTTGGTTTAACGAAACGGAATGAGATGAAATTGTTTCGACACATGCAGCacaatttagaaaaaaatatgaaatcaatcatgaaaaaatacgaaactagaaaaaatcattttttgttattttatttcgagtaTTGGAGTTatgaattttttctttatgatACAAAGTAGAATAAACGCAACACAACAgtcattaaaaattcaaaatttgaaaaatgcaagGCTAGCAAAACTTtggtttcttcattttttctgaaattatcGAGTTGAGAAATTATTGAGTTGCGGTTTGTTACGATTTATTCGTACAGAGTAGCGTTCCACCATTAACACTAAACGCTCTTCGGTCGAGACGGGTTTAGAAGGATTGCTTCTTCAAGTTATGAACGGATTTATAAAGGTTTATTACAAGCAAGACGAAAATACAGGCACGCGCGCAAACTCTGCTGTTTCTTAACGGTTCTCTATAAGATAACAACTGAACTCAAAAATACAATGTCGCAACCTATAATCGCACGAAGCATGCCTACcaatataaacaaaattgaaaacttCAGCCAATCATTGTATTATTCTACACGGTTTGTCACAAAATGACACGAACGTGcataattgagaaaaatacaaaattcaataaGGTGCGAGACTAACTTTACACGTGTAAGTTGTAAACAAAAAatgtaatgaataaatttaatgaataagaTGTAATTTCCTAATTATTTATGaggattttaatattaatgtattataatgaatatatacacataactattattttatttaaaatgcagTAAACTGAATGGATTCTGTCTCCCTCCCTATATCTTCAcctagaaaaaaatataacctCCTTTGTACTTGTATCCtccaccatgaaaaaaatggATTAActcaaataaatttgtataattgttaaattgcATTGAGATGTTTCATACATTCTGGATTATATAAGTTACAGTTTTTGAGGGTGGAAGATACAAGGTTATATTCTTCCTCTCCCCAGAATGTAAAGGAAAGGGCGGAGCTTCTTCCGGCCCACacatctattttaattttgtgtttTGTTGTTATTGTTACATTTACTAAATGTATTACGATTGGCAAActttaaattgttatattgttttgttaataactttttaataaaacaacgaGTTAAACGACGGCTGATACTTTTTGtagaaatctattttttttaataagatgaATCTCAAGAACACATATCGAGACAAAATCATTGGCGCTGACTTCtctaaattgcaaaatgtttttcttgttatatgacgttaattacataataaaataaaatcatatatttgttttgtatagaaaatattggaaCCGATCGAATATATTCTTCAATCTCCAATAGTACAAATAACAAACAATTTAATTCTGGCGTTTAACTATTGGTTAAAAATACCAAAAGATAAAGCtcaagaaataattgaaataacacATATGTTGTATATAGCAGACGTAATGTAAGTTTTTTGATATAGTATATACAccatattcttatttttattttaaactctTGAATTTTTCACACAATTAAATTGCTGCAGACTTCATAAATTTGaatctaaattaatattaacccAAACAGCACCAAGTCGACTGTTAGTTGACTGTCAATCGGCAGAATAAGTCTAAAGTCGACTTTAAAAAGTCGAAGTCAGGCTGAATGTCAACTTATAGTCAGCTAATAGTCGACAAATGACTCGACTATAGTCGTCTATCAGTTAGCCAAAAGTGGACTTATAAGTTGACTTTATGGCAATTAGAAGTCGACTTTCGAAAATAGTCGACCTTAGGTCGACTTTCAGTCTATAATTAAAGTCAACAATAAATCATCCAACAAATAGTTGACTAAATGTCGACTTAAAAAGTTGACTTCAAGTTGACTGAAAAATACCGACTATCAGCCGGCAAACAGTCATTTGTGCTGTGTgggtaattttttttctttatcaacttgcttttgattttattttcactgcttaaaaattgttttcatttaaaaaaattaaattttaaacgaaaattagaataattaaaatcaatatttattgcaattaagtatgagttttttatttatttctcttctaTATTGCGTAATAtagaatttttctaattttctatttttctaatttattataatttatattcgaaTAAttggattataataaaacctTGTGTGTCTACAGATTGGATGATATTCAAGACAATTCTGATAAGCGATATGGAATTGCTGCTGCTCATTCTGTTTATGGAATTGCGAGAACAACATCTGCAGCACATTGTACATTATTCAGTGCTTTGAAAAGAATGGCTAATTTGCAACATTTTGAGGTGCGTGTACGAGTGtgcgcgtgcacacacgctgtgtacgtatacatatatgtatctaggtatctatatatacatatatgtatctaAGTACACATGATATGTGTATAcgatttaaacaaaaatataaataactattatcttttattaggcattaaaaatatgcataGAAATGGTATTGGACGCTTTTAAAGGCCAGGGAATAGAAATAGTATGGAGAGATAATTTTACCTGTCCAAGCGAGGAAGCTTACAAAAACATGATAGAGAAAAGTAAATGtcaatattcatataaattttttccatGTGTAGATATATACGAGGTCTGTCCCAAAAGTATTCGACCTCTGCATATATCTTTGTTC
Protein-coding sequences here:
- the LOC105279943 gene encoding geranylgeranyl pyrophosphate synthase isoform X1, yielding MTSVNNINVFYPLDGASEEDKKILEPIEYILQSPIVQITNNLILAFNYWLKIPKDKAQEIIEITHMLYIADVILDDIQDNSDKRYGIAAAHSVYGIARTTSAAHCTLFSALKRMANLQHFEALKICIEMVLDAFKGQGIEIVWRDNFTCPSEEAYKNMIEKKISTFFHMCVKVMQQFSTCDKDFSSLTRTLGLYFQIRDDYCNLRSSDVIFFFIYYTEEKGYSDDLTEGKFSLAIIHALHSKPEDNEIKNILRKRTKNIEMKRHCNKLLEECGSFEYTRKVLEELNAKARAEIDRLGGNPLLIKILDDSDQLGHKNTLLL
- the LOC105279943 gene encoding geranylgeranyl pyrophosphate synthase isoform X4, with amino-acid sequence MTSVNNINVFYPLDGASEEDKKILEPIEYILQSPIVQITNNLILAFNYWLKIPKDKAQEIIEITHMLYIADVILDDIQDNSDKRYGIAAAHSVYGIARTTSAAHCTLFSALKRMANLQHFEALKICIEMVLDAFKGQGIEIVWRDNFTCPSEEAYKNMIEKSILLWKTGIQYLGWTFRSTPTKRYDPTAVQSATVCSCVSVENSERRISQ
- the LOC105279943 gene encoding geranylgeranyl pyrophosphate synthase isoform X2, which gives rise to MTSVNNINVFYPLDGASEEDKKILEPIEYILQSPIVQITNNLILAFNYWLKIPKDKAQEIIEITHMLYIADVILDDIQDNSDKRYGIAAAHSVYGIARTTSAAHCTLFSALKRMANLQHFEALKICIEMVLDAFKGQGIEIVWRDNFTCPSEEAYKNMIEKKISTFFHMCVKVMQQFSTCDKDFSSLTRTLGLYFQIRDDYCNLRSSDYTEEKGYSDDLTEGKFSLAIIHALHSKPEDNEIKNILRKRTKNIEMKRHCNKLLEECGSFEYTRKVLEELNAKARAEIDRLGGNPLLIKILDDSDQLGHKNTLLL